A stretch of Nilaparvata lugens isolate BPH chromosome 12, ASM1435652v1, whole genome shotgun sequence DNA encodes these proteins:
- the LOC111063113 gene encoding cytoskeleton-associated protein 5-A-like, which produces MKLYHYPELSCKVSEGVIKDVIHQLISLLTEKKLEMYDSTEMFVKVVNCLVLRILERSDHTACTCALLKLLYETVGNGDAMLPPYQELIMKCIWRVLKFIPEWYEEEELDYDRILPDVHTFLKDYPSHWWKKQKSDTPLRTVKTVVHTLVKMKGYDLMPHVKKVKGITPESEMSTYCNKLLRTLKVADSAAVGDCQQEKKENCKPRRMPKSFRDQLSDIFMKIGSKTETKEVRICVTCKYINNTLIVQ; this is translated from the exons ATGAAG CTTTACCATTACCCCGAGCTGAGCTGCAAGGTTAGTGAAGGCGTGATCAAGGACGTCATCCATCAGCTGATCAGTCTGCTCACTGAGAAGAAACTCGAAATGTACGACTCGACAGAAATGTTTGTCAAAGTTGTCAACTGTCTCGTGCTCAGGATACTTGAACGCTCCGACCATACAGCTTGTACTTG TGCCCTGTTGAAACTGCTGTACGAGACGGTTGGCAACGGTGACGCAATGCTGCCACCCTACCAGGAGCTGATCATGAAGTGCATCTGGAGAGTGCTCAAGTTCATTCCCGAGTGGTACGAGGAGGAAGAGCTTGATTACGACCGGATACTACCCGATGTTCACACATTCCTCAAG GACTACCCATCGCACTGGTGGAAGAAGCAGAAGTCTGACACTCCGCTGCGAACTGTGAAGACAGTGGTTCATACCCTGGTCAAGATGAAGGGCTACGACCTCATGCCCCATGTCAAGAAGGTCAAGGGCATCACGCCCGAGTCGGAAATGTCCACTTACTGCAACAAACTGCTCAGG ACACTGAAAGTGGCAGACTCGGCAGCAGTGGGCGATTGCcagcaggagaagaaggaaaactGCAAGCCACGGCGCATGCCCAAGTCATTCCGAGACCAGCTGTCCGACATTTTCATGAAGATCGGATCCAAGACTGAAACTAAAGAGGTACGCATCTGTGTCACttgtaaatacataaataataccTTGATAGTGCAGTAA